In Blastopirellula sediminis, the following proteins share a genomic window:
- a CDS encoding STAS domain-containing protein, protein MLSSREGDLVKVTLLPEELRTPEDCYDLRNEMIAAADGCRVVLINFENVTFMSSVGLLSFLGLRRAVAERDVRIIFFNLCDNLNAMLTLCRLISDSPHAKAPFETAESEAAAVALAT, encoded by the coding sequence ATGTTGTCCTCTCGCGAAGGGGACCTCGTAAAGGTAACGCTCTTGCCGGAGGAACTGCGCACTCCGGAAGACTGCTACGATTTGCGTAACGAAATGATCGCCGCGGCGGACGGCTGTCGCGTCGTGCTGATCAACTTTGAAAACGTCACCTTCATGAGCAGCGTCGGACTCCTCTCCTTTTTGGGCCTGCGTCGCGCGGTCGCCGAACGGGACGTCCGAATCATCTTCTTCAACCTCTGCGACAATCTGAACGCGATGTTGACGTTGTGTCGTCTCATCTCCGATTCGCCTCACGCCAAGGCGCCGTTCGAAACCGCCGAAAGCGAAGCCGCCGCTGTGGCCCTGGCGACGTAA